The sequence CGCGCTGGCCTGGTGCAAGGGCTCGAACAGCCCCCTCGTACGGGGCTTCGCCGAGGTGGTACGCGAACTCGCCGCCGCTCTGTAGAAGGCGTCAACGCACGCCGCCAATAAGGAAATACCTGGTCGGGGCCCTGATCGGCGGGTGGCGCCTCCCGTTCTGACGGCCGTGGACGGCGCGTGGCATCGGCCGCGCGGGAGATCGACGCAGGGTCGTCGCCGGCCGCACCTGTCCAGGCCGGACCCGCGCCCGTCCGGCCTGGACCCGGCCCCCGCTCCGCGCGCACCCGCACCCCCGCTCCGCGCGCACCCGTACCCCCGCTCCGCGCGCACCCGCGCGTCACGCTCCGCGCGCTCCGGCGTCCCCGCCGGCCCCGTCCGCACCCCCGCTCCGAGCGATCCCGCACCCCCACCCCGTGCACACCCACAGCCCCGACCTGCCCTGATCCACCCCGCCCGCATCCACCCGGGGATTGACAGCGCCGCCGCCCCGACTTAAATTTGCGACTAAATTTACTTGCCGAAGTTACTACTAGTCGCCAACGGAAGGGGGTTGGGAAGCGTGTCCACCACCGTCCCCACCTCGCCTCGTGGTCTGTCACGCACGGCGGTGCTGGCGCTGCTGGGGCGGAGCGGGCCGCTGAGCCGCGTGGAGATCGCCCGCCGGCTCGACCTCAGCCAGGCCACGGTCACCCAGATCACCAAACGCCTGCTCCTGGAGGGCCTGATCGCCGAGGCGGGCTCGGTGCCCTCGGTCGGCGGCCGGCCGGCCATACGGCTCGCCGTGGTGGCCGACGCGGGGCGCGCCGTGGGAATCAAGGTCGCCCCCGACCACGTCACCCTGGTGCACGTCACCCTGGACGGCACGGTCAGCGGTGCCCTCACCCACCCCTTCGACGCGGTCGACGACGACGCCGCCGATCGGCTCATCGCCCTTCTGGGGCCCGAGCTGACGCAGCCCGCGGAGAAGCCACGGCTGCTGGGCGTGGGAGTGGGCGTCCCCGGCCGGGTCGATCCGGCCGGGATCGTCGACTCGCCGACCCTCGGCTGGCATGCGGTGCCGCTGGGCCGGACGCTGTCACGGGCGCTGGGGCTGCCGGTCCTGGTGGACAACGACGTGAACACCGTGGGCGCCGCCCAACTCCTGTACGGGCACGGGCGGGGCCGGGACGACTTCCTGGTGCTCACCCTGGGTCACGGCGTCGGTCTCGCCGTGGTCGAGCGGGGCGCGGTGCGCCGCGGCACCACCGGTGCCGCGGGTGAGATCGGGCACGTTCCGGTGACTGACAACGGGCGGCTGTGCCAGTGCGGCAACCGCGGTTGCCTGGAGGCGTACCTCGGCTTCGCGGGACTGCTGCGTACCGCCGTCGAGCACGGCCTGCTCCAACCCGGCGACCGGCCGGAGTCGCTGATGGCCCTGGCCGAGGCGGGGGAGAGCGCGGCGCTGGAACTGCTGCGCGCGGCCGGCCGGCTGCTCGGGCGCACCCTCGCGGGCGTCGCCAACGTGCTGGACCCGGGCGCGGTCGTCGTCACCGGGGAGGGCGCGGCGTTCTGGCCGTACCTGCGGGACGGATTCGAGCCGGCCCTGCGCGGCCACCTCTTCCGCCCCACGAACGGGCTGACCGTGATCACCGACGACTGGAACGACCAGGCGTGGGCGCGCGGCGCCGCCGCCGTCGTGCTGTCCGCGCCGTTCGGCGGCGACGCCCCCGGCGAGGGACCCGCGGAAGCGGTCCGAGCCCGGATGGGCATGGTCGGCGGCGGGGCGTCATGAACACCCTGCGCGGTCCCCGCAAGGCGGCCCTGCTGGCGCTGCTGCTGGCTCCGAGCCTCGTGCTCATCCTGGCGTTCGTGCTGGGCCCGATGTTCGGCTCGCTGTGGATCAGCTTCCACGACTGGAACCTGCTCAAGCCGATGCGCTGGACGGGGCTGGCGAACTACCGGGACGTGCTGAGCGACCCGGCCACCTGGAAGGCGTTCCGCCACACCCTCCTCTACGTCGTCGGGTATCTGCCCCTGGTCTACGTCGGCGGGCTGCTCATCGCGCTGGGCCTGAACCGGGCGATGCGCGGCCGCAACCTGCTGCGCGGGATCTACTTCCTTCCCGTGGTGACCAGTTGGGTCGTGGTGGCCCTGGTCTGGAAGTGGATTCTCAACCCGGAGTCCGGCGCCTTCAACACGGTGCTCGGCTGGTTCGGCATCCACGGCCCCGGCTGGTGGACCGACCCGGACTGGGCGATGGCCTCGGTCGTCCTGGCCTCGGCCTGGAAGGACCTGGGCTTCGTGATGGTGATCCTGCTGGCCGGGCTCCAGGCGATCCCGCAGGCCGTCTACGAGGCGGCGATGATCGACGGCGCCGGCTCCTGGCACCGGTTCCGGTACGTCACCTTCCCGCTGCTGGCGCCGTCGACGCTGTTCGTGGTGATGATCTCCGTGATCAACGGCTTCCAGGTGTTCGACCAGGTCTTCGTGATGACCGGCGGCGGACCCGCCGGCGCCACCACGACCGTGGTCTCCGCGGTGTACGACGACTCCTTCCGCTACGGGCGGATCGGCTATGCCAGCGCCCTGAGCTGGGTGCTGTTCGTCGTCATCCTGCTCGTCTCGCTGGCCCAGAGCCGGCTGCAGCGAAAGGTGGTGGACGCCCAGTGACCGCGACGACCCCCCGGGTGCGCCCGCACGATCTGGTGGAACCCGAGCCGAGCGCGTCCCGCGGTGCACGTCGCCGCTCCGGCGCTGCCCGGATCGGGGTGAGCGCCGTTCTGGTCGTGGGCGCGCTGTGCATGCTCTTCCCGTTCGCCTGGATGGTGCTCACCGCGTTCCAGCCGGACGGTTCCCTCGGGTCCGCGCCTTCGCTCCGCCATCTGACCGGCGGCAACTTCGGCACGCTGACCTCGGCCATGCCGTTCTGGCGCATCCTGGGCAACTCGCTGTGGATCTCGGTGGTCTCCACCGCCGTCCAGCTCGCGACCAGCACGCTGGCCGGGTACGCGTTCGCGCGCTTCCACTTCCGCGGTCGCGACGCCCTGTTCATGATCTACCTGGCGACCATGATGATCCCGCAGCAGGTGCTGCTGGTCCCGCTGTTCGTGGAGATGAAGCAGTTGGGCCTGATCGACACCTACGCCGGGATTCTGCTGCCCGGCCTGGCCTCCGCCTTCGGCACCTTCCTGATCCGCCAGGCGATGCTCTCCGTCCCCCGTGAGCTGGAGGAGGCCGCGCTGGTGGACGGCGCTGGCCATCTGCGCATCCTGTGGACGGTGGTGCTGCCGCTGGTGCGCCCCGCGCTGGCGACCTTCACCGTGTTCGGGTTCATGGCCTCCTGGAACAACTTCCTCTGGCCGCTGGTGGTCACCCGCTCCCCGGAGCTCTACACCCTGCCGCTCGGGCTGTCCGCGCTACAGGGCCAGTTCACCACCCACTGGAACGTGGTGATGGCGGGCTCGGTGGTCAGCGTGATCCCGATGCTGCTGATCTACCTGGTCGCGCAGAAACACGTGGTGCGTTCGATCGCCACCACCGGACTGAAGTAGGCAGGCCCCGATGAGTATTCCCGCCCCGCGCCGGGCCGTACGCCGGCTGCTGCGCCCGGCCGCGCTCCTGACCGCGGTCGTCGCCCTGGTGGCCGGCTGCGCGCACGGTTCGGTGACCCGTACCACGACCGGGGACGGCCGGCGGATCGTGCACTACATGACGTTCACCGCCGCGCCCGACCACCTCAAGGACCTGGCGCGGCTGGCGACGTCCTTCGAGCGGTCCCATCCGGGCATCGACGTCCAGGTCCAGAGCGCGCCGTTCGACCAGTACTTCACCCAGTTGCAGACGAGTGCGGCCGGTGGCACCGCCCCGGACGTCTTCGAGCTCAACCAGGACGAGTTCGCCTCCTTCGCGGACTCCGGAGCCCTCGCCGACCTCGACTCCCGCGTCCGCGCCGACGCGGTGGCCGGCCACTTCTCCGCGTCCTCGCTGGCCGGCTTCCGCTACGACGGCCGGCAGTACGGCCTGCCGTCCAGCTTCTCCACCGAACTCCTCTTCTACAACAAGAAGCTCTTCGACGCGGCGGGCGTGGCCTATCCCACCGCGCACTGGACCTGGCAGGACGAGCAGCGGGCCGCACGGAAGATCGCCGCCCTCGGCCACGGCGTGTTCGGCGACTACCAGAACACCACCTACCTGGAGTTCACCAAGGCCCTGGCGCAGAACGGCGGCAGCTTCCTGTCCGAGGACGGCACACGGGTCGCCTTCGACAGCCCGCAAGGCATCGCCGCCGCACGGTGGTTGACCGGCAAGGTCGGCAGCACCATGCCCACCCAGGCGCAGATGGGCGGCAGCACCGACTACGACACCAGGCTCTTCGAGGAGGGGAAGCTCGGCATCTGGCACAGCGGCTCCTGGTTCTTCCCCAACCTCGCCGCCGTTCACGGCCTGAGCTGGGACGTCGTCCAGGAACCCGCGGCGAGCACCGCCACCCCGGCCGAGTCGGTCTTCCAGAACTCCCTCGCGATGTCGAGCCAGTCGAAGAACGCCGACGCCGCCTGGCAGTGGATGCGCTATCTGACGACCTCCCAGGAAGTCGCCAAGCTGCGCATCGACACCTCCTGGGAGCTGTCCCCGGCGACGGGCGCGAGCCTGCGCAAGAGCTACCTCGCGCAGACGCCGCCGACCAACCGCGCCGCCGTCTTCGAGGCGCTGAAGCACGTGGCGCCCTCCCCCCAACTGGTCCACCAGGCGCAGATCGCGGACATCGTCACCAACGAACTCCAGGCCGTCACGACCGGTTCGGCGACCGTCGAGAAGGCCCTCGCCACGGCAGCCCGCCAGGTCCAGCCACTGCTGTCGCACGACGACTGAGCCCCGTACCGCCCGCACCTCCGTACCGCCCGTACCACCCGTACTCCAGGAGAGACCCCGTGCCCGACCCGCACGCCCCCGACCATTCCGCTCTGCTGCGCCGCAGCATCGAGGTGATCACCGGCAACCAGCACTCCTCCGGCGCCTACCCGGCCTGCCCGGAGTACGAGGTGTACCGCTACTCCTGGCTGCGCGACGGCTCGTTCGTCGCCGAGGCGGCCTCCCGGGCGGGGGCGGCCGGCAGCGCGGACGCCTTCCACCGCTGGAGCGCGAAGGTCCTCACCGACCGGTCCGCGCGCATCGAGAAGCTCATCGCCGCGGCGCGCCGCGGCGAGCAGCCGACCGAGGGCGACCGCCTGCCGACGCGCTACACCCTCGAAGGCGGGGACACCGGCGAAGTGGGCTGGTGGGATTTCCAACTCGACGGCTATGGAACGTGGTTGTGGGCACTGACCGAGCATCTCGCCCGGCACGAAGGGGATCACGCGCCGTACCGCGACGCGGTCCGGCTCACCATCGGCTACCTGGCCGCCAGTTGGGCGACGCCCTGCTACGACTGGTGGGAGGAGTACGCCGACCAGGTGCACGGGGCCACCCTGGGCGCGATCCGCGGCGGCCTGCACGCGGTGCGCGCGTCGGGGATGGCGGCCTCGGTCGGGCTGGACGACGTGTGCGCCGACACCGTCGACGCCATCGACGCGATGATCGAGGAACGCGGCCTGTTCGACGGCCACCTGGCCAAGTGGCTGGGCAGCAAGCAGGTCGACGGCAGCCTGCTGGCGTGCCTCACCCCGTTCGGCAACGTCCCGCTCGACGGCCCCGTCGCCCGCGCCACCGTGCACGCCGTGGAACTCGACATCGCCCAACCCGACGGCGGCGTCTACCGCTACCTGGGCGACACCTTCTACGGCGGCGGCCAGTGGCCGGTGCTCGCCGGCTTCCTCGGCTGGCACTACGCGCGCACAGGCCGCAGGGACGACGCCCTGCGCGAGCTGGACTGGATCGCGGCCCAGGCCACCGCCGAGCACCTGCTGCCCGAACAGGCCCCCGGGGTAAGGCTCCAGGCGCCGCGCCGGCTGCCCGAATGGGAGGAGCGCTGGGGGCCCAACGCCACCCCGCTGCTCTGGTCCCACGCCATGTATCTGATCCTCGCCGACGAACTGGGAGTCACCCCGTGATCCGCCACCGCCCGCACGGCTCTGGCCACCCCTACCAGCCCACCGACGACCAGCGTGTCCCCGCCACCCCACTGGCCGGACAGGGGTTCGAGGTGCGGGCCTCCACCGGCCCGCAGGTCACCGCCGTGGTCTGCGAATGGCTGACGGCGGACCGGGCCCTGCTGCTGACCGCCGCCGTGGAGAGCGGCGAGGAGCAGGGCGCCGCGCCGGTCGGCGACTCCGGCGGCGACAGCGACAGCCACCTCGCCGCGGCCGCCTCCGGCGCCGCGCGCCAGGACCGCAAACGGTGGGTGGCCCGCCCCGAGCCGCTGGCCGAGGGCGCGTCCGCGCGCTACCGGTTCGTCGCCACGCACGCGGACGGCCGTACGTACACGACGAGTTGGTATACTGTCAGCCCCGCCGCCTGGCACGAGGGCGCCACCGGGCTCACCGTCACCGGGGCCGCCGCGAGCCGCCTGGTCGAGGGCAGCACCCGCACGCTGACCGCGGGCGACGGCACCCCGCTGCGGGTCCGCTTCGCGCTGCGGCTGGCGCCCGCCGAGCACGTGGTGGGCTTCGGCGAGCGCTACAACGCGGTCGACCAGCGCGGCCGCTCCCTGGACGCGCAGGTCTTCGAGCAGTACAAGGGCCAGGGATTCACCAGCCGCAGCTACCTGCCGATGCCCTTCGCCATGGTCGTCGGCGGCGACGGGTGGGGCTTCCACGTCCGCACCTCACGCCGCACCTGGTACGACGTCGGCGCCGCGGAACACGACCGGCTGTGGATCGAGGCCGAAGTGGGCCCGGACGGCGTGCTCGACACCGCCGGCTACGCCGGCCGCGCCGACCAGGTCCTCGGCGCCTTCCTCGACGAGACCGGCCGCCCGGAACGGCTCCCGGACTGGGTGTTCGGCCTGTGGGCCAGCGGCAACGAGTGGAACACGCAGGCCCGGGTGATGGCCGAGATGGACACCCACCGCGAACTGGACATCCCGGTGCGGGCCCTGGTCATCGAGGCGTGGAGCGACGAGTCCACCTTCACCGCCTTCCGTGACGCCCGCTACGACGTGCACGAGGACGGTTCGCCGCACCGGCTGGCCGACTTCACCTTCCCCGCGAAGGGCGCCTGGCCGGACCCCAAGGGCATGGTCGACGAGCTCCACGCGCGCGGCGTCAGCGTGCTGCTCTGGCAGATCCCGCTGATGAAGATGCGCCCGCACCCGGCCGGCCAGGCCGCCGCCGACGCGCGCGCGATGATCGAGAACGGCTACGGCGTCCTGGAGGAGAACGGCGCGCGCCCCTACCGCAACCGCGGA comes from Streptomyces sp. NBC_00448 and encodes:
- a CDS encoding ROK family transcriptional regulator, with the translated sequence MSTTVPTSPRGLSRTAVLALLGRSGPLSRVEIARRLDLSQATVTQITKRLLLEGLIAEAGSVPSVGGRPAIRLAVVADAGRAVGIKVAPDHVTLVHVTLDGTVSGALTHPFDAVDDDAADRLIALLGPELTQPAEKPRLLGVGVGVPGRVDPAGIVDSPTLGWHAVPLGRTLSRALGLPVLVDNDVNTVGAAQLLYGHGRGRDDFLVLTLGHGVGLAVVERGAVRRGTTGAAGEIGHVPVTDNGRLCQCGNRGCLEAYLGFAGLLRTAVEHGLLQPGDRPESLMALAEAGESAALELLRAAGRLLGRTLAGVANVLDPGAVVVTGEGAAFWPYLRDGFEPALRGHLFRPTNGLTVITDDWNDQAWARGAAAVVLSAPFGGDAPGEGPAEAVRARMGMVGGGAS
- a CDS encoding carbohydrate ABC transporter permease — encoded protein: MNTLRGPRKAALLALLLAPSLVLILAFVLGPMFGSLWISFHDWNLLKPMRWTGLANYRDVLSDPATWKAFRHTLLYVVGYLPLVYVGGLLIALGLNRAMRGRNLLRGIYFLPVVTSWVVVALVWKWILNPESGAFNTVLGWFGIHGPGWWTDPDWAMASVVLASAWKDLGFVMVILLAGLQAIPQAVYEAAMIDGAGSWHRFRYVTFPLLAPSTLFVVMISVINGFQVFDQVFVMTGGGPAGATTTVVSAVYDDSFRYGRIGYASALSWVLFVVILLVSLAQSRLQRKVVDAQ
- a CDS encoding carbohydrate ABC transporter permease — translated: MTATTPRVRPHDLVEPEPSASRGARRRSGAARIGVSAVLVVGALCMLFPFAWMVLTAFQPDGSLGSAPSLRHLTGGNFGTLTSAMPFWRILGNSLWISVVSTAVQLATSTLAGYAFARFHFRGRDALFMIYLATMMIPQQVLLVPLFVEMKQLGLIDTYAGILLPGLASAFGTFLIRQAMLSVPRELEEAALVDGAGHLRILWTVVLPLVRPALATFTVFGFMASWNNFLWPLVVTRSPELYTLPLGLSALQGQFTTHWNVVMAGSVVSVIPMLLIYLVAQKHVVRSIATTGLK
- a CDS encoding ABC transporter substrate-binding protein yields the protein MSIPAPRRAVRRLLRPAALLTAVVALVAGCAHGSVTRTTTGDGRRIVHYMTFTAAPDHLKDLARLATSFERSHPGIDVQVQSAPFDQYFTQLQTSAAGGTAPDVFELNQDEFASFADSGALADLDSRVRADAVAGHFSASSLAGFRYDGRQYGLPSSFSTELLFYNKKLFDAAGVAYPTAHWTWQDEQRAARKIAALGHGVFGDYQNTTYLEFTKALAQNGGSFLSEDGTRVAFDSPQGIAAARWLTGKVGSTMPTQAQMGGSTDYDTRLFEEGKLGIWHSGSWFFPNLAAVHGLSWDVVQEPAASTATPAESVFQNSLAMSSQSKNADAAWQWMRYLTTSQEVAKLRIDTSWELSPATGASLRKSYLAQTPPTNRAAVFEALKHVAPSPQLVHQAQIADIVTNELQAVTTGSATVEKALATAARQVQPLLSHDD
- a CDS encoding glycoside hydrolase family 15 protein, which codes for MPDPHAPDHSALLRRSIEVITGNQHSSGAYPACPEYEVYRYSWLRDGSFVAEAASRAGAAGSADAFHRWSAKVLTDRSARIEKLIAAARRGEQPTEGDRLPTRYTLEGGDTGEVGWWDFQLDGYGTWLWALTEHLARHEGDHAPYRDAVRLTIGYLAASWATPCYDWWEEYADQVHGATLGAIRGGLHAVRASGMAASVGLDDVCADTVDAIDAMIEERGLFDGHLAKWLGSKQVDGSLLACLTPFGNVPLDGPVARATVHAVELDIAQPDGGVYRYLGDTFYGGGQWPVLAGFLGWHYARTGRRDDALRELDWIAAQATAEHLLPEQAPGVRLQAPRRLPEWEERWGPNATPLLWSHAMYLILADELGVTP
- a CDS encoding glycoside hydrolase family 31 protein, with the protein product MIRHRPHGSGHPYQPTDDQRVPATPLAGQGFEVRASTGPQVTAVVCEWLTADRALLLTAAVESGEEQGAAPVGDSGGDSDSHLAAAASGAARQDRKRWVARPEPLAEGASARYRFVATHADGRTYTTSWYTVSPAAWHEGATGLTVTGAAASRLVEGSTRTLTAGDGTPLRVRFALRLAPAEHVVGFGERYNAVDQRGRSLDAQVFEQYKGQGFTSRSYLPMPFAMVVGGDGWGFHVRTSRRTWYDVGAAEHDRLWIEAEVGPDGVLDTAGYAGRADQVLGAFLDETGRPERLPDWVFGLWASGNEWNTQARVMAEMDTHRELDIPVRALVIEAWSDESTFTAFRDARYDVHEDGSPHRLADFTFPAKGAWPDPKGMVDELHARGVSVLLWQIPLMKMRPHPAGQAAADARAMIENGYGVLEENGARPYRNRGWWFPLALMPDLTDPKARAWWLSKRRYLVDEIGVDGFKTDGGEHAWGADLHYADGTAGDAGNNRYPVEYPRAYGELLKECGKAPVTFSRAGFTGSQTAGAFWAGDEDSTWAAYRHSVNAGITASACGILYWGWDLAGFSGDVPDAELYLRATEFSTFVPIMQYHSEFNHHRLPLRDRTPWNIAERSGDPRVLEVFRRYAKLRERLVPYLVAETEAGLAENKPLMRGLFFDHVDDPAVWDHQDQFLLGSALLVAPVTEPGATGRSVYLPAGDWVDVWTGEPLTGGEVIERHAPLGTIPVFATAARWPDLGPLFTEPA